CGTCTGCTGGCCGAACGCCCGGATCTGGACGGGGTGTTCATCGCCTCCGACCTGATGGCGCTGGGCGCGCTGCCGGTGCTGCTGCGGGCGGGCAGACAGGTGCCCGACGATGTGGCCGTGGTGGGCTTCGACGACAGCAACGCGGCGCTGACCTGCGATCCGGCGCTGACGACGGTACGCCAGCCGGTCGAGGAGATGTCCTCGGAGATGGCCAGGCTGCTGCTGAAGCAGATCGCGGCGCCGGGCAGTCCGCCGCCGTCAATGATCTTCACGCCGACGCTGGTGCTGCGGGAGTCGGCGTAACTCCCCTGCTGTACAGGGCCGTTGTTCCGGTTCGTGCCGTCGCTGTCAGGCGGTGCCGACCGGCAGCGAGGCCCAGCTCGCGGGCGCTTCGAGGTCGGTGGCCTCATGGGCGGCGGCGAGCAGGGCGGCGGCACGCTCCAGGCTGGGCCGTTCGTCGGGACCGGCGATGGCCAGCGCGCGGTCGACGGCGCGGGCGACCTCGTCGGCGTCGCGTACGACGAGAACGGCGAACTCCGGCGGCTTCTTCGCGAATGTCTTCATCGTCGGATACTGGCCGCCAAGGACACCGCGCCTCAAGGGAGTTGAGCCACTTCTGAGGTAGGGCCCCGGACACCCGGACCCGGCCCGGAGCGGCGGTGCTCCGGGCCGGGTCCGGGTGTCGGGGGCCGGGGGGTCGGGGAGTCCGGGGCCGTACGTCGGTGGCGGGCCGGGTCCGGCTTGGACCGGACCGTTGCCGGGCCGTACGTCGGTGGCGGGCCAGGTCCGGACCCGGTGCCGGACCGGGCTCGGTGCCGGGCCGAACGTCGGTACGGGACCGAGGGGTTACTTCTTCGGGAGCCATGCCTCCCAGGTCGACTTGTTCTCCTCGACCCACTTCTCCGCCGCCTCCGGACCGCTCATCTTGTCCTTGGCGATCGCCTTCGCCACGGTGTTCTGGTCCTCGGTGCTCCACTTGAAGTTCTTGATGAACTCGGCGGCGTCACCGCCGTTCTCCGCGAAGTCCGCGTTGAGGTACTTCTGGAGCGGGGTGTTGGCGTACGCGCAGTCCGTCGCCGTGTCGGGGACGTTGCAGCCCTCCTCGTACGCGGGCAGCTTCACCTCGACCAGTTCGATGTCCGCGTTGAGCCACTGCGGGTCCCACCAGTAGGTGATGAATGGCTCCTTGTCGCGGTACTTCTGCTGGATCTCCTTGATCTGGGCGGCCTCGTTGCCCGTCTCCTTGATCTTGAAGTTCAGCTTGAAGTTCTTGATCAGGTGCTCGTCGTACGTCACGTACGAGGGCGCCGCGCCCAGGAACTCGCCCTGGTCACCGCTGTTCGCCGAACGGAAGTCCTTGGCAAAGGCGTTGAGGTTCTTCGCGTCCATGGCCTCGGGGTTGGCGTCCGCGTAGTACTTCGGGACGAACCAGCCGATGTGGCCGACGACGCCGAGGTCGCCGCCCTTGACGACGGTCTTCTTGTCCTCGACGTAGAGCTTCTCCTTCTTCGGGGAGCCGCCCCAGTCCTCCATGATCGCGTCGGCCTTGCCGTTGTTGAGCGCGTCGAAGGCGACCGGCTCGTCCAGCTGCTGGAGCTCGACCTTCACGTCCAGCTCCCGCTCCATGATCACCTTGGCGACCTCGGCGTTGGCGCGGGCGCCGACCCAGGAGGGGACGGTCAGGGTGACCTCGTCGGAGGCCGCCGCGGACCCGGACCCGATGTCGGCGGCGCAGGCGCTGAGCGCGAGCAGGCCGAGCCCGGCGGCTCCGGCGACGAGGGTGGTGCGCATCCGCTGGCTGTGGTTCACGTGGGTGTCTCGGGTCGCTCGGGTCACGTCGTCGTTCTTCTCTCTGTCGCGGTGTCAGGTGGGGGCGTCGGTCGTGTGGGTCAGCCGTGATGTCGGTGGGATAGGCGGGAGTGGGCGTGGAACAGGGACAGGGATGGGGTGGTCGGGCGCGTACGGCGCGGGTCGACCGCCGTCACAGCAGGGCGCGTTCCTTCGCCGCCGTGCTCGGCTGCGAGATCCGGTCCAGCAGCAGCCCCAGGCACACGATCGCGAGGCCGGCCGTCATGCCCAGTCCCAGATCGCCCTTGGCCAGGCCCCGTACCACGTCGACGCCGAGCGCGCCGCCGCCGATCATGCCGCCGATGACGACGATGGCCAGGACCAGCACCACG
Above is a window of Streptomyces sp. NBC_01498 DNA encoding:
- a CDS encoding glycine betaine ABC transporter substrate-binding protein, with product MRTTLVAGAAGLGLLALSACAADIGSGSAAASDEVTLTVPSWVGARANAEVAKVIMERELDVKVELQQLDEPVAFDALNNGKADAIMEDWGGSPKKEKLYVEDKKTVVKGGDLGVVGHIGWFVPKYYADANPEAMDAKNLNAFAKDFRSANSGDQGEFLGAAPSYVTYDEHLIKNFKLNFKIKETGNEAAQIKEIQQKYRDKEPFITYWWDPQWLNADIELVEVKLPAYEEGCNVPDTATDCAYANTPLQKYLNADFAENGGDAAEFIKNFKWSTEDQNTVAKAIAKDKMSGPEAAEKWVEENKSTWEAWLPKK